The stretch of DNA ataaatcccttacaagaattaaatcaagaattgggccttttgaataaaataattaattctgggttcaagaaatatatatatcaattggaaagactaagcccaattaaatcaaataaatcaccCGGCAGaaacgattaccggtctcaaggcttgaacgaatttacggggtgttacaatattactatctgttctacattcacacattcatttctatatattcacatattcaatacactatattcacagattgaaaactacacattcacacatttcagtgattatattactatctgttctacattttagttttaaaactaaacatccacaacttaataactccaaattcacaatttcaacactccacaaatatcactgaaatgtactaattaataactccaaagaaattttataactaaatgttcacaaatacaaaaaatatattggcATCTCCtattaacatgaactaattcagaACTCCCAGAACTTGGATGTACAAGATATCCATCCCCAGCAATCTCAGATAAACTTCCCGACAAAATAGATTGAACAACACCCTTTGTAATTGAAGCAACCTTGTTTGCAGAACTCTTTTGCCCCCTAGCTACAGcagacttcttttcaataatactaCTTCGCCTCTTATTACGCTCATCTTTCAATCTCCGGCTTGATGGATCTTGTACAATACCACTTGAAGATGGGACATCAGACTCTTCAATATGGACATAACCAACCTCGGTTTCAACACTTTTCTTTGCACTTTCAAAAGCTTCTTCACAACGCTGTCTAGCTGCACTGTTGTCTTGACAAGAAACAATTAGTCTTTGAAACTTCCTggtcatctcaacaacccaaaTTGAAGGAGCAACACCAACATTAGAAGACAAAGAACCCATATCAACAGCCTTGCTTTCAgcaactttctttgtccaccttttcaaaatgtatttatcgggaatagaacaaatgcaatgtacattcataatgcgtaaacaatggcagcacaaaattcctaattcagaaaacaacttacaactgcaagaaatatccaaattggtaGGCTTAAAACTAACTTCATGCCTTATAATATCTATATCAGGACGCCAAACATGATACTTCAAATGACAGCCATCATCCAAAACACTATCTTGATGACAAGTAGCACCTTTCAAGAATTGTTCctcaaacaaataatatatttcaacgGTATATACCTAtctagcatgtgaaagaagtttcacatcatccatcatcatattGGGCATGCCTTGAGCACACCGAAAATCCTCACCATTTTCCTTACTTCTCCATTCAGAAACAACGCTCACATACGATGAGTAGAAATCACAAAGCCCTGCTGTCTTTGTTAGCTTCCTagaaattgaatggtttgtggtctcactcctttgtgaggataaaatgccacaagaaaagtaatccttgttaaatgccgggcaccatttttccctacaatcgtacaatttttctaaccacggatgacctcggctctgataccaattgatggatctcagcgctgcactatgcttacttcccaagGGGTCGCCCAACATAGTTGCTTATGTTAATTAGTCAATGCTTTGCTTGTGCTTCTTGTGCTTGATTACATATTAGAGATTGTCTAGAGTCACTTGtgcttcttttttatttccagaaattatgttttgtttatgtttatttgtttgttggAAATTTGGTTCAGTTATggaaaaattctttaaaagaaaatcaactTTTGAGGATTCATCTAGTCAAGGTAATCGCAAAGTGTCAAGTACAAGGTCTCGTATTGAAGTTAACATAGATGAACTTAAAGTTGATCCGGCTAAAAggaaaagtatttatgaatatcatATCAATGATAGAGATATTGTACGACGATGATATCTACAAATGGGTCATTGTCAcaaaaaaatcatgtttttcTTACTAGAGTGATTACGGATGCTAATAGAAGATTTAATCCTAAATAGTTTAAAGATCATAGTAATTGGTTGGAGTATAGTGTATCAGAAGATGCAACCTATTGTTTATGTTATTATCTATTCAAAAGATGAAAGTAGTGGACTACAAGCAAGAGGAGAGTCATTTGTTAAGAATGATTTAACAATTGAAAAAAGGGCCAAAAAGGCTATATGCACATGTTGGTAATCATAATAGTGCTCACGCAAGGAACGTACAAGCTTGTTGCGACTTGATGACTCAAGAGCAACACATACAAGTTTGTGTATCAAAACAAACGGAGCAAACGAAGCAAGACTACCGTGTTCGATTGACTTCATCAGTTAAATGCATTCGGTTTCTTTTATGGCAAGGACTTGTTTTTCATGGACATGATGGAAGCTTTGACTCACTTAATCGAGGAAACTTCCTTGAGGCTTTAAAGTTCCTTGCAGATAATAATGAAGATGTTGCCAAAGTAGTGATACGAAATGCACTTGAAAATCACCAAATGACTGCTCCTTGCATTCAAAAAGATATAGCTAATGCAATTACAAGTGAGataactcaaataataaccaatGATCTTGGTGAAGATTTATTTGGAATAATAGTTGATGAGTCGATAGATATATTAGTTAAAGAGCAGATGATTGTATTTATTCAGTATATGGATTCAAGTGGGCAAATTATTGAGCGCCTTCTTGGAATCACTCATGTACGTGATACTACTTATATGTCTCTTAAAGTAGCCATTGAAGATCTTCTAACAAAGCATGGATTAAGCATTTCAAGAATACAAGGCCAAAGCTATGATGGAGCAAGTAATATGTGATGTGAGTTCAATGGTCTTAGAACTTTGATTATGAATGAGAATCTAAGTGCTTTTTATGTTCATTGTTTTGCTCATCAACTACAACTAACACTTGTGGGTGTTgcaaagaaaaatgaagatgTCGGAGATTTGTTTTTGTCACTGTCTTGCAATTGTGCAATCATACAAGTTATATGTGCTTTATGTAAGCATAGGGATAACTTACAAGACAAACAATTAAAGATGTTGATGGATTCAATTTCTGCTAACACAATTGAAATGGGAACTAGTTTGAATCAAGAAGTAGTTTTACAACGTCCTGGTGATACACGTTGGGGATCTCATTATAGTGCACTTGTGAGCAttgtgaaattattttctcCGGTGATTGATGTTCATGATGAAATAAGGTAGGATCCAAAATAAAAGCTAGAGTATTGCAGAATGTCCTATGTTTTGATTTTGTGTTCTTGTTGCACTTAATGGAGATGTTTTAGGATTTATCAATGAACTGTCACATGCATTACAGAAGAAAGATCAAAACCTTGTGAATTCCATGAGACTAATTGATCtctaaaaatataaagtttGTAAGGGAAGCGAGATGATGTGTGTGAAGCTCTTTTACAAGAAGTTTCACTATTTTGTAACAAGCATGCAATTCACATACCTAATTTGGATGTAGTTTATGTAATTCCAAGAAGACCACATTGTAAATTTGAAGAAAACACTCATGGTACCGTGTTAAAAGGTTTTATATGGTCTTAGATCTACAACTCCAAGAGCTAAACAACTGTTTCACTAAGAAGAATACATAGTTACTCTTGTGTATGGCATGTTTTGATCAAAGGAATTCATTTGCTAAGTTTGATaaggataaaatagtttgattGACACGGTTCTATCCAAATGATTTTTCTGATATTGAACTTGAATTACTAGATAACAAACTTCAGACTTATTTTGTTGATATAACTTCTGATCCTGCTTTCTTTAAATTGGATGGTATTGATGAATTAGCTCAAAAAATGGTGGTAATGGAAAGACATTCGAACTATACATTGGTGTATTTGCTTCTAAAGTTGTCTTTGATCCTACCGGTTGCAACTGCTAGTGTGAAAAGAACATTTTCTGCTATGAAGTTAATCAAGACATCTTTACGCAATCGAATGAGTGGTGATTTATTAAATGATTCCTTAGTGACGtatgttgaaaaatatatttttgatcAAGTTTCAAATGAAGCAATTCTACACTGATTTCAAAATATGAGAGAGCGCAGAGGAATATTATCCCGTAGTTCATCATAAACcttgtattgtaatttataatgcattttatatttgatattttgtattcgaacattttttaattcattttactTTCGCTTATTCGTCCCCACTGAAAGGAAATTTTGAATTCGCTCCTGGTAGTGGATGTGATAGAGAGATCCATTGGTTAGCATGGGAACGTATCTGTGCGCCGAGGCAGCTTGGGGGCTTGAGTTTTGAGTCAAGCCTAATATAACTATTCAACAATTAAAATGAGATACTTTTGATTGTTTTATGCGTCACTTAATTTTTGgatgtttttaaataaaaaaaattgttattagaGTTGATTTTAAAATCGCTAAAGACAATTTTCTTTGATATTATTCATTATCTCTAGTAATGATTTTAACAGTCTACTCTCTCCTTATTCTCCCACTTGACATGTATTCATTACCATCAttaaggcaaattattctggACTCGGGTCCATCTCGTAAAGTGGACTTAGActcaaaatatacaatttacatacggaatgttcacaatttatatactgaatattcacaatttacatactgaatgttcacaaattcaaattgtgaacattcagtatctAAATGGACACGGgtctaccttgtaaggtggacccgggtccatggtataactattgcatCAGTCCTTCCCGCccctttttatttgttattgcgTACCAGTACGAGGTAGGAATTGTTAACAACTTAGGTTTTactttgggtgtgtttggtttgaacATGGGGATCAAAATTGGAAtgtgaatcaaatacttgataattagattcaatttaatttggtgaaagtatttaacatgtttggtagtagagtgaaattggaataattaccaatattgatgttttggttatgtatgaccctacAATCagaataaaagttaaaaaaaaaaaaacaaaacaaaaaatcaagacaattgatcTTAAAGTGATGATGAAATGAGTAGGCAATGTAGTGAGGAAGTCGATGAAGTGAGAAGGCAACGAAATGAGGAATCAGTGAAATGAGGAGAGATAATCCAAAATTAATGGAATGACACCGAATTTAAATTAGGTATTGAGTTTTATAATTATAGGAGTAatcatatatatactagttttttttacgcgctttgcgcgaagacttgtgcccaatatttaaacccaattagtaaataatgttgaaatagatataatgtatttttttttttagttgtcgaagtttcatagatattcgaataaaatttttgttgtgtatgtatttgaaattaatacaagaaattcaaattcattgtgatgaatatatttcACTGTAATTTTAGgggtactcaacgttgtattacaatatttttgtctttgaaaatgaataaaagttgtttaaatatagtcttcttcttctttttttttttttttgagaaaaaatatagtcttattctaattagagatatatcccttataaattcatattcatatatggatatacataatacttgatttcaactatctcaattcaacaacttccacagattgatatccaaaaatcttgtctcaattcaactgcaaatgcattatgttgctgttcatttataatattaatatttttaaatgatagtgtttatatatatatatatatatatatatattaatattattgaagtaagaattatagaaatgataaattattaaatataactgtggtaatatttaattaaaatataaatgaattcaaacttaccattgaagaatgtaagaaaacatattgtgtatgcatgtgcatggtaattataatgttgaaagataacagaagttataacggtagggatatttctgtccaaaaaattatgtagtacaacttttatagcataaggtacaacaaaaattaacggaaaaaacggacataaaccaggggtataacttggattgagacttattatgtttatatatatatatatatatatatatatatatatatatatatatatatatataaaattattctatccaattatatatattattcctaAATCTGATCCTAATAACTACATATGATGTacgatatatatgtatatataaatatagtattatCCTATTATACCTATATGTAATTATGAAATTGGCAGTTACATACGTTCATATggaaatagttattatataaataaatatcctACACATTTCTTTCCCTAATTTCATTCTAATCCCATTATATCATCTTCATTTGTAATCATTATGCACTCCTTTTCGTAACATAATCTTAATCTGAGTATAGTTTTCCATCTTCTTCCATTGgctcaaaaaaaattcttcatccTTCCCCatattttttcccttttcttgccaaaaggaagaaaagaacTAGCAAATAAGGATTATCAACTATAAGTGTTTTGAGTGTGCGCAACGAATTTTGATTTCTATGGTAAGTATTTATGTTCACCAAAAtactttttcatcaaaagtaatCATTTTTGTATGTGTTTATGTGCACCATCTTTCTAAAACCCTCAAAAATAGTTTCTATAGTATTTATGAATAATTGTTAGTTGATTCATGATTTTATGTAATATTTGTCTGTGTATTGTATGTTTGGATTATTGGTACaaatattgtataattaaatgtatatatgtatatatgtatatatgtatatatgtgtggatatgtatatatgtgctTAAATGTGTTTCTTAAATGTAATAGGAGTGCCAATATTGtgagtatatgtatatatgtgctTAAATGTGTTTCTTATGTACATAACGGGTCTAATTAGTATGTATAAtaaccagtgttgcaaaaatcccgcctaggcgccgattaatccccgcctaggcgctaggctctggtcgaccgcctagcgtatcacattaaatggtggtctaggcggctggccggctaggcgaccgcctaggccaccTAAGCTCccctaggccgccaaagcaccgcctaggccgcttaggcgctgaccgtctaggcgtcgactagatcgactaggcaccgactaggccttttagtcggtcgattaactattgtttttttttaatgggttatttcactcaaaacaacatcgttttgagcgaaataatcctaaattgtacaaactttagatatttttaggttaatatttaatattttatcattaacaatcctaaattgtacaaactttagatatttttaggttaatatttaatattttatcattaactattaaagtattatataatttataattattagtctttaaaaaattaatcacaaactcctttaaaaaaaattatagatgttcttattccttttttttgaagactactgactctattacaatgcagtatctgttcataactactttctcaacctattgaagcacaagagtcaatattgactgtactaaggctcgaactcaccacctcccgtataaagagaagggtttgatgccactggactacaaggtcctttgCCTCTTATTCCTTCTTTCTATTTACTTTATGATGATTAACTTTCagagcaatcttcatcttctccatctacGGATGCTCCTGTAATTCTGAAAAACAAATGAAGACCATTGCGGGAAAGAGCTCTCCTTGGTATACAGATTGTAGAGTCTACAAAAGTGTactaaatcattttttttagttaatgaatataaacaaatctttcaaaatattaatatttgtaataattaaaatattttaattattatactaattaagtaattaattataattaagcaaATAATGgaattaaggaattaagtaatataaggaaataattgtaattaagctaataatggagaataaaaattaaggaattgaaaataattatagaatatttaaatggtaatCAAATTATCTTTAcaatcaaaaaaaattattttttgagagTAAACACTTATTTATATCATTAAATCAGAAGCAATAATGTTTACAAGAAATAAAGGAGGAGAGTACAACCACTTCCCGCAACCTGACTTAGAAACGGCTTCCCTAGCTAAAGCACGGACTGCACGATAGGGCTGTCAAAGCGGGCCAGTCCGTCCCACCGCGGGCCTaatttttggcgggcttttgcgggccggctcgttaggcccgcgggctaggatTCATACAACCCTAGCCCGCCTCGCACGGGTTGGCGGGCCCCACAGGCCGGCCCACGGgcttttgactttttttttaatgtgtacaCAAAGTattgtgtacacatgaatataatattcatatatatattgcggGTCGCGGGCtaggcccgttaggcccgcttCTTCACAAACCATGTTTTTTgtagccctaacccgccccaccgcggggctGGTGCGGGCCAGCCTGCGAGCTTCGatccactttgacagtactactgcacgattcgcagatcgcttaacaaAACGAAAAACCACGTCATGAATCTGAGATGCGGCTTCTTTTACATCAGCAATAATGAAACCAAATGGAGAAATTAAAGGTtcagataataaagcataaaaaacaAGTTGTGAATAAGTCTCTACATCCACATCTCCTAAGTCCATCTCCTTAATCCAGCTTAGCGCTTCTCGAATACTTACAACTTCCCCCTCTTTAACACTAAAGTACCCAACAAACTTTTTGGCTTTAGCTGCAATAAAATTACCATCCGCATCACGAATTATTCATTCCATGCCCATAACAGAATTATTAAGATCCATCGCCACATCCATATTGAGCTTTAGCCTACTATACCTTGACTTGGTGGACTCCAGCGATCGGTAATTGTTGCATGAGGGGATGCCATGGACTCATCTTCTTGCACACTCTTCCATCCTAACCACAAAGACATGGTTGTTTGAATTACTGCGCCCATCGCATAAGGATCGCCCTTCCAAACGTACTCATTCCTGCTGAACCACAAACCCCATAAAAACATAGCAAATTTACATAAATCATCTCCTACCAGCAAACCAACATTACCAAAGAACCACTGTGAGAGATCATCATTACCAAGATATGAAATCGAGAGCCCTATTGTATTCTACTGtaatttttagttaatgaatatacgcaaatctttcaaaatattaatatttgtaataaataaaatattttcaaaataatcattataatgataattaacactatcaaaaatatttaataaagagtATTTTAATGGTAATAAAAGTGTCTTTATAATCAAAAAGTCATTTTTTCCTTAATGAATATACGAAAAAGGTAAAAATTATTGTAAaggaaaattattatataaattttgaaatttagtgtactataatattattattagatagttgtttccttccttttttattatactaattaaggaattaattgttttaaaaaaaggaattaattaaaattaagctaataatcgaattaatgaattaagtaaaataatgaaataattgtaattaagttagtaatggagaataagaaattaaggaattgaaaataattacaaagtatttaaatggtaataatattatctttataataaaaagatcatttttttagttaatgaatattagcaaatctttcaaaatattaatatttataataaataaaatattttcaaaattatcattataatgataattaataggataaaaaaatatttaatacatagtatttaaatggtaataaaattgtctttacaatcaaaaaattattttttagttaatgaatatacggAAAAGGTAAAAATCATTGTAAAGAAAACtattaaatagattttaaagtgtactataatattattattaggtagtcgtttccttctttttattattatactaattaagaaattaaagaattaattataattaagctaataatgaaattaagtaaaataaggaaataattgtaattaagctaataatggagaataagaaattaaggaattgaaagtaattacagagtatggtaataaaattttataataaaaaattatattgatgctttttaaaataaatttcccCTTTTCCcatgtttattttaataataata from Ipomoea triloba cultivar NCNSP0323 chromosome 7, ASM357664v1 encodes:
- the LOC116024346 gene encoding uncharacterized protein LOC116024346 — protein: MTQEQHIQVCVSKQTEQTKQDYRVRLTSSVKCIRFLLWQGLVFHGHDGSFDSLNRGNFLEALKFLADNNEDVAKVVIRNALENHQMTAPCIQKDIANAITSEITQIITNDLGEDLFGIIVDESIDILVKEQMIVFIQYMDSSGQIIERLLGITHVRDTTYMSLKVAIEDLLTKHGLSISRIQGQSYDGASNM
- the LOC116024347 gene encoding uncharacterized protein LOC116024347 — encoded protein: MGAVIQTTMSLWLGWKSVQEDESMASPHATITDRWSPPSQAKAKKFVGYFSVKEGEVVSIREALSWIKEMDLGDVDVETYSQLVFYALLSEPLISPFGFIIADVKEAASQIHDVVFRFVKRSANRAVVLSKWIEARRLARTSPAVGRVRATKNMYTFVDSTICIPRRALSRNGLHLFFRITGASVDGEDEDCSES